One genomic segment of Candidatus Babeliales bacterium includes these proteins:
- a CDS encoding peroxiredoxin yields the protein MKALLLLMALISFTTLHCACTTKNLKVGGKAPDFELLNQNGEIVKLSDFKGKKVALYFYPKDDTPGCTQQACSLRDSFELLRENGITILGLSKGSVKSKQKFIAKQRLNFPLLIATEDVLKAYGVNTGLLRLYMPKRHTFLIDENGIIVAIIEKVDTKNHAQQILNAFHAAR from the coding sequence CTCATTAGTTTCACCACACTACACTGTGCATGTACAACTAAAAACCTCAAAGTAGGCGGTAAAGCCCCCGATTTTGAATTGCTCAACCAAAATGGAGAGATTGTAAAACTCTCTGATTTTAAAGGTAAAAAAGTCGCGCTCTATTTTTATCCAAAAGATGATACACCGGGATGTACACAACAAGCGTGTAGTTTACGTGATAGTTTTGAATTGTTGCGTGAAAATGGCATCACTATTCTTGGATTAAGTAAGGGATCGGTTAAAAGCAAACAAAAATTCATTGCAAAACAGCGTCTCAACTTTCCATTGCTTATTGCAACAGAAGATGTTCTGAAAGCCTATGGTGTAAATACTGGATTACTGCGACTGTACATGCCAAAACGACACACATTTTTAATTGATGAAAATGGTATTATTGTAGCCATTATTGAAAAAGTTGATACAAAAAATCATGCACAACAAATACTCAATGCATTCCATGCAGCAAGATAA